From the Calditrichota bacterium genome, one window contains:
- a CDS encoding MoaD/ThiS family protein, with amino-acid sequence MAVSVKLPRPFRRMTQGQTEVLLNGSSVRELLDDLESKHPGIQEKIFDDRNQLRRFINVYVNNEDIRFLNGLDTPISENDKVTVISAIAGG; translated from the coding sequence ATGGCAGTTTCTGTAAAATTACCGCGGCCCTTCAGGCGAATGACGCAGGGACAAACAGAGGTCCTGTTGAACGGATCGTCCGTCCGCGAATTGTTGGACGACCTGGAATCCAAACATCCCGGAATCCAGGAAAAAATCTTCGACGATCGAAACCAATTGCGTCGATTTATTAATGTCTACGTCAATAATGAGGACATCCGCTTTCTGAATGGACTGGATACACCCATTTCAGAAAACGATAAGGTAACCGTGATTTCAGCAATCGCAGGTGGCTAA